ATATTCATTAAAGGAGGGTGAGCAATCTTGCGTGTTATCGTAATCTTTTCCATAACTAAGATTTTTAACCTCGAAAGCTTTATTAAAAATAAACCCGCATTCCTGGCATATCATCAGGTTGAGTTCACCAGTAGCTATATCTATAGCTGCTTCCCGATTCGCTATTACCAAATTTTGATGAACAGGAACCTGTTCACGGTTTAAAAATTTGGTAGTCAAGCCAGATTTACATACTGGACATTGAGGTTTTTGTATCATAATTTTTTTTCCACCATTTAATCGTTTGTTCTAATCCTCTACTTGAATTGTATTTTAGTCGCCAATTAACCTCGTCCTTTAAACGCTCCACATTAGCAACTAGGAAAGGTGGATCGTTTGACGAAGAAGGAATAGCTCCTAACTGAATTAGCTCTGTACGATTGAATTGAGTTGCAACTTTATAAATTATATCCTTTAAAGCAACGGGTTCTCCTGACGCAATATTGAGGGCACCAGCAACATCACTTTCTAATAATGCAACAAACGCATCTGCCACGTCTTCAACGTACAAAAAATCTCGAATTTGATTGCCATGAGAGCAAAGCGCCGGCTCACCTTTGATTAAAGAATGGATAACCGAGGAAACTAATCTGCTAGGATGTTCATGTGGCCCGTAAACAAAGAAAATTCGCCCCCAAGCCGCACTGAGTCGAGTTTGTTGAACAAAAGCATCTAGCATCATTTGAAGAGAATGCTTGCAAGTGCCATAAACAGTTGCCGGGGAAAGTGGTGTCACTGCCTCAGAACAATATCCATAATTCCAATTATACTCCGCGCAGGTGCCGGCCATTACAACCCGCTTTCCTCCATGCTGAACAAATGCCGACAGTAAATCTAAACTTCCTTGAACCCAGCGAAAATTTTCTAAAGAAGTCCAATATTTTCCGGGTACAGCATACCAAGCGAAATGTAAGAGATGACTGGGCTGCACTTTAGCCATCAATTCATAAACTTGAGAGGATTTTAACAAATTGGCTTGGTGCCAATTTCCCTCTGATAGAATTTTGTCTACTTGTTTTGAAGAAACTGCGTGGACTTCATAACCCTTTTCTAAAAGCAAGGGCAGACAATGTCCGCCAATAAATCCTGTTGCGCCAGTCAGTAACACCTTTTTCATAAAGCAAAGTCCGCGTACTGGCAATCCTTTGTTGAAATTATTTTATCATCAGCCGGCCACTCAATTCTAAGCCTCGGATCATTCCACTTAATTCCTCTAGCACATTCTGGATGATAAAATTCAGACATTTGATAAAAAACTTCTGTATTATCTTCCAGTGTTTGAAACCCATGAGCAAAGCCTTCAGGAATATAGAGCATCTGATAATTGTCAGATATTAATTCTATCCCTAGCCATTGCTTAAAAGTGGAAGAATTAGGCCGTAAGTCTACAATCACATCATAAATAGCCCCTTTATGACAGCGCACTAACTTGGCTTCTTCATGGGGGGCTACTTGGTAGTGCATTCCCCGTAAAGTGCCTTTTTTTTTATTGAATGAGATATTACACTGAACTAAATTAGAATTTAGCCCACGCAAAGCAAATTCTTGTTGACAAAAACTTCTGGCAAAAAATCCCCGTTCATCTTCCAAACGCTCAGTTTCAATGATAAATGCACTCTTGAGTTTGGTCTCAGTAAAAATCATGAATTCAGAAAAAAGAAAATGTAGTTAAACAATTTTTAATTCAGGAATTGGAATAATAAAATGCCCTCCATGTGCTCGATACTCAGCTTGCTGGGTTAATATTTCCTCGGCAAAATTCCAGGTCAACAATAAGACGTAATCGGGTAGAGTTTCTAATAACTTGCTGGGGTCGTAAATAGATAAGTGAGTCCCAGGCGTGTAGTAGCCTTGTTTGATTGTACTGCGATCTACTACAAAATCTAGTGTTTCTTTGCCTAAACCGAAATAGTTAAGCAATGTACTACCTTTAGCCGAGGCACCGTAGACAGCAATTCGCTTATTTTTTGCTTTTAATTCCCGCAGCAAAGTCAGCAAGTTGCCGCGCAAGTGTTCAACTTTGGAACCAAAACTCTGGTAAAATAGTAAATCGTCTACACCCCATTCTGCTTCATATTGAAGCATTGTCTGAACTGTAGATGAACTATTTCCTGATTTTCCTGCGAAAATACGCAATGAACCGCCGTGAATCGGGAGGCGCTCAACTTCAGTAATGAGCAAACCGTGGCGTTGAAATAACCGATTTAGAGCTGTCAGAGAAAAGTAGCATAAATGCTCGTGGTAGATCGTGTCAAATTCTACTCCATCAATCAAATCTTTTACATAGGGCACCTCGATTACTGCTATCCCATCTTCTTTGAGCAGCAGGCTTATTCCTGCTACAAAGCCATTCAAATCAGCCACATGAGCTAGTACATTGTTGGCGTGGATGATATCAGCCGACTCACTGTCTTCTCGCAACTGCTCGGCTAATTTTTTACCAAAAAACTCGCTAATCGTGCGAATTCCCCGTTTTTCCTGAGCGACTTTGGCAATATTAACTGCGGGTTCTATACCCAAAACTGGAATGGCTCGTTGATGATAATATTGCAGTAAATAACCATCGTTGCTAGCAACTTCTACGACAAAACTGGTGTTATCAAGCTTGCGATTAACAATTAATCGATTAACAATTTCTTTGGCATTCTGCAAAACCGTATCCGAGAAAGAAGAAAAGTAAAGATACTCTCGAAACAGCTTTTCCGCAGGCACTGTTTCCGTAATTTGCACTAAACTGCAATTAGAACAAAATGCTAAATCTAAAGGATAAGTTCCTTCGGTTTCCTTTAGTTGCTCAGATGTCAGCAAAGCATTCGCTAAAGGTGTTTTGCCCAAGGAGAGAACTACTGTTAAATTATCACTATCACAGGCGCGACAGATTGCACTCATAAGGATGCTCCTAGAAACTTATTATACCAAGATATTGTTTCCTGTAAGCCCTCTTCGATAGAAAATAACGGATGCCACTTAAGCATCTGCCGCGCCTTAGCAGCACTCAGATATTGGCAGCGAATCTCGTTACTCGCCTCGTTTCGGATATCTGGCTCTAAATCAGAATTCATTAGTCTCAGAATTTGGTTAACTAACTCTAATACTGTTACTTGTCTTTCATTTGAAAAGTTGAAAGCATGACCTCGTAACTCGTGATTCTCAGCTAAACTTTCGGCTAGTAAAGTGTAAGCCGCTGCACCATCTTCAACGTAAAAATAGTCTCTCACATAGTTGCCATCAGAGCGAATAATCGGTCGCTGATTCCGCAAGACTGAGCGAATTGTTCCTGGCACTATGCGATTCCAATTTAGATCGCCGCCACCGTAAAAATTTCCACAACGGGTGATGGCAATCGGCAAGTCATAAGTTTTTGCGTAAGCTTGAGCGATCAAATCACCACATGACTTGCTCACATCATAGGGATGACGCCCCATCAATGGGGTTTCTTCGTCATAAGGCAGCTTATCGGGTTCACCATAGGCTTTATCTGATGAAGCCAACACAATTTGCTTAACAGTGGGGGTGTGTCGGCACGCTTCTAATAATACCCAAGTCCCCGCAATATTTGCCTCAAATGTTGAAATAGGATTGCGGTTTGCAATGCCTACAATAGTTTGTGCAGCAAGGTGAATAACTGTATCAATTTCATACTCCCCCAGCACTCGTTCTAGCAAAGCTTGATCAAGTAAATCACCCCGCACTACTTTTACTTGCTCTATTAATCGGCTGCGTACTAATTCACTCTGGGGCACCCAGTCTCTTACTAAGCATACGGCATCAGCGCCTAAATTGATTAGCCGGCGCACTAACCATCCCCCTACCAAGCCGGTAGCGCCGGTAATAAAGGTAGGGCGATCTTGCCAAAATTGATTTTTGCTCATTCAGTTTACTCCCACACCTTCCAGGGGGACTTTCCACTCTGCCAGAGGCTTTCTAATAGCCTCACATCCCGCAGCGTATCCATACACTGCCAAAAGTCATAATGCCGATAAGCCGCTAGCTGTCCATCTGCCGCTAAGTGTTCCAATACATCTGATTCTAAGCTGGAACTATCTCCTTTGAGGTATTTGAAAATTTCCGGTTCTAGTACCAGAAATCCACCGTTAATCCAGCCTTGACCGACTTGAGGTTTTTCTGTAAATTGAGCCACTAAATCGCCCTCAAAAATCAAACCACCAAATCGTGCCGGT
The Microcoleus sp. FACHB-672 DNA segment above includes these coding regions:
- a CDS encoding NAD-dependent epimerase/dehydratase family protein; the protein is MKKVLLTGATGFIGGHCLPLLLEKGYEVHAVSSKQVDKILSEGNWHQANLLKSSQVYELMAKVQPSHLLHFAWYAVPGKYWTSLENFRWVQGSLDLLSAFVQHGGKRVVMAGTCAEYNWNYGYCSEAVTPLSPATVYGTCKHSLQMMLDAFVQQTRLSAAWGRIFFVYGPHEHPSRLVSSVIHSLIKGEPALCSHGNQIRDFLYVEDVADAFVALLESDVAGALNIASGEPVALKDIIYKVATQFNRTELIQLGAIPSSSNDPPFLVANVERLKDEVNWRLKYNSSRGLEQTIKWWKKNYDTKTSMSSM
- the rfbC gene encoding dTDP-4-dehydrorhamnose 3,5-epimerase → MIFTETKLKSAFIIETERLEDERGFFARSFCQQEFALRGLNSNLVQCNISFNKKKGTLRGMHYQVAPHEEAKLVRCHKGAIYDVIVDLRPNSSTFKQWLGIELISDNYQMLYIPEGFAHGFQTLEDNTEVFYQMSEFYHPECARGIKWNDPRLRIEWPADDKIISTKDCQYADFAL
- a CDS encoding class I SAM-dependent methyltransferase, yielding MSAICRACDSDNLTVVLSLGKTPLANALLTSEQLKETEGTYPLDLAFCSNCSLVQITETVPAEKLFREYLYFSSFSDTVLQNAKEIVNRLIVNRKLDNTSFVVEVASNDGYLLQYYHQRAIPVLGIEPAVNIAKVAQEKRGIRTISEFFGKKLAEQLREDSESADIIHANNVLAHVADLNGFVAGISLLLKEDGIAVIEVPYVKDLIDGVEFDTIYHEHLCYFSLTALNRLFQRHGLLITEVERLPIHGGSLRIFAGKSGNSSSTVQTMLQYEAEWGVDDLLFYQSFGSKVEHLRGNLLTLLRELKAKNKRIAVYGASAKGSTLLNYFGLGKETLDFVVDRSTIKQGYYTPGTHLSIYDPSKLLETLPDYVLLLTWNFAEEILTQQAEYRAHGGHFIIPIPELKIV
- a CDS encoding GDP-mannose 4,6-dehydratase, which encodes MSKNQFWQDRPTFITGATGLVGGWLVRRLINLGADAVCLVRDWVPQSELVRSRLIEQVKVVRGDLLDQALLERVLGEYEIDTVIHLAAQTIVGIANRNPISTFEANIAGTWVLLEACRHTPTVKQIVLASSDKAYGEPDKLPYDEETPLMGRHPYDVSKSCGDLIAQAYAKTYDLPIAITRCGNFYGGGDLNWNRIVPGTIRSVLRNQRPIIRSDGNYVRDYFYVEDGAAAYTLLAESLAENHELRGHAFNFSNERQVTVLELVNQILRLMNSDLEPDIRNEASNEIRCQYLSAAKARQMLKWHPLFSIEEGLQETISWYNKFLGASL